One Myotis daubentonii chromosome 3, mMyoDau2.1, whole genome shotgun sequence genomic window carries:
- the B3GALT5 gene encoding beta-1,3-galactosyltransferase 5: MASAKLRWLYMALVVLGALCLYFSMHDLALFRGGPFIFKKESGRFLQLPAVDCRRDPPFLVLLVTSSHEQLSARTAIRKTWGRERVVRGKRTETVFLLGTTPSEAAALAVAQEGRRHRDIIQKDFLDVYLNLTLKTMMGIEWVHHFCPQAAFVMKTDSDMFVNVSYLVELLLRKNRTARFVTGFLKLHDLPIREKRSKWFVSRHEYPWDRYPPFCSGTAYVLSGDVASQVYDVSDSVPFLKLEDVFVGLCLAKLRIGLEQLHSEQTFFPGGLRFSTCRFRRVVACHHVQPQEMLIYWKALEASTGEACPAE, translated from the coding sequence ATGGCCTCGGCGAAGCTGAGGTGGCTGTACATGGCGCTGGTGGTGCTGGGCGCCCTCTGCCTGTACTTCAGCATGCACGACCTGGCCCTGTTTAGAGGAGGGCCATTCATTTTCAAGAAGGAGAGCGGGAGGTTCCTCCAGCTCCCCGCCGTGGACTGCCGGCGGGACCCCCCCTTCCTGGTCCTGCTGGTGACGTCCTCCCACGAGCAGCTGTCTGCGCGCACGGCCATCCGGAAGacgtggggcagggagagggtcgTGCGTGGGAAACGGACCGAGACGGTCTTCCTCCTGGGCACCACCCCCAGCGAGGCCGCGGCCCTGGCGGTGGCCCAGGAGGGCCGGCGGCACCGCGACATCATCCAGAAGGACTTCCTGGACGTGTACCTGAACTTGACCCTGAAGACCATGATGGGCATCGAGTGGGTCCACCACTTCTGCCCGCAGGCGGCCTTCGTGATGAAGACGGACTCCGACATGTTCGTGAACGTCTCCTACCTGGTGGAGCTGCTGCTGCGGAAGAACCGCACGGCCCGGTTCGTCACCGGCTTCCTGAAGCTGCACGACCTGCCCATCCGCGAGAAGCGCAGCAAGTGGTTCGTCAGCCGGCACGAGTACCCGTGGGACAGGTACCCGCCCTTCTGCTCGGGCACCGCCTACGTGCTCTCGGGCGACGTGGCGAGCCAGGTGTACGACGTCTCGGACAGCGTCCCCTTCCTCAAGCTGGAGGACGTGTTCGTGGGGCTCTGCCTGGCCAAGCTGCGCATCGGCCTGGAGCAGCTGCACTCGGAGCAGACCTTCTTCCCGGGCGGCCTGCGCTTCTCCACCTGCCGCTTCCGGCGGGTCGTGGCCTGCCACCACGTGCAGCCCCAGGAGATGCTGATCTACTGGAAGGCCCTGGAGGCCTCCACGGGAGAGGCGTGTCCAGCCGAGTGA